The Chryseobacterium nakagawai genome has a segment encoding these proteins:
- a CDS encoding AraC family transcriptional regulator codes for MKKLEIKKNIQKEEDKNLSFRVFDLTNDSLKEYGKPHKKDHFFIIVIENGTLQLHIEDKIHFLKPGKISVVFPEQVHFISDISNDLKGKIILFEEILFCSDILKNELSTYNVNLSTQLHCTVLSSEDFQQSLYTISIIKGIYQHPSLIKKEQARFHIKIFLLGLIESVHGLHPILHKETPDKPIYVRFKKLLNEHYKQYRTVQYYADELAISPKKLNSITKKHCGETAIQAIHNRILIEIKRQLMFSDLSHKEIAFDLGFNSPSALNKFVKAKLKETPTALQQELAQMYNT; via the coding sequence ATGAAGAAGCTGGAGATTAAAAAGAATATTCAAAAGGAAGAGGATAAAAATCTTTCTTTTCGGGTTTTTGATTTAACCAATGACTCTTTGAAAGAGTATGGTAAGCCACACAAAAAAGATCATTTTTTTATTATCGTTATTGAAAATGGGACTTTACAACTGCATATTGAGGATAAGATTCATTTTTTGAAGCCAGGGAAAATCTCTGTGGTATTTCCGGAGCAGGTGCATTTTATTTCTGATATAAGTAATGACCTGAAAGGAAAAATCATTCTGTTTGAAGAAATATTATTCTGTTCAGATATTTTGAAAAACGAACTGAGTACTTATAATGTCAACCTTTCCACGCAGCTTCATTGTACCGTTTTGTCATCAGAAGACTTTCAGCAAAGTTTATATACAATCTCCATCATCAAAGGAATTTATCAGCATCCAAGCCTTATCAAAAAGGAACAGGCAAGGTTTCATATCAAAATTTTTCTGTTGGGGTTAATTGAATCTGTTCATGGACTTCATCCTATCTTGCATAAAGAAACACCCGACAAACCAATATATGTTCGTTTTAAAAAATTGTTGAATGAACATTACAAACAATACAGAACGGTTCAATATTATGCAGATGAACTGGCTATTAGCCCAAAAAAATTAAACTCCATTACAAAAAAGCATTGTGGAGAAACGGCCATTCAAGCCATTCATAACCGAATTTTAATAGAGATCAAACGGCAATTGATGTTTTCAGATCTTTCTCATAAAGAAATCGCCTTTGATCTTGGTTTCAATTCACCTTCTGCTCTCAATAAGTTTGTAAAGGCAAAATTGAAGGAAACCCCCACTGCTCTTCAACAGGAATTGGCGCAAATGTATAACACATAA
- a CDS encoding iron-containing alcohol dehydrogenase produces the protein MSKLFIAGEVFHGAGSLSELANIKGKKAVIVTGGSSMRKSGTLDKAITYLTEAGIETQIFEGVEEDPSSATCMKGAEIMKTFEPDWVIGLGGCSAIDAAKIMWVFYEYPDADFDAMIKPFTVPVLRNKAKFIAIPSTSGTGTETTGLAVITDREKGVKYPIVSYELTPDIAIVDGEICASMPAHVTSNTGLDALTHCVEAFVSNIDNNIADALSKGGLDIVFNNLKEAVENPNNITARQNMHDASFMAGLAFNNAWLGIVHSLSHQVGALYGIPHGASNAIFLPNVIRYNAQATERYPDLARVIGKETAEDLAQAIEALRLEVNNPSAIKEFGISREDWDKNIDYITANALADPCTGFNPRVPSLDELKSIYNACYEGLVYTEELVAG, from the coding sequence ATGAGCAAATTATTCATTGCAGGAGAAGTTTTCCATGGTGCCGGAAGTCTTTCAGAATTAGCAAATATTAAAGGTAAAAAAGCGGTAATCGTAACAGGAGGAAGCTCAATGAGAAAAAGCGGAACTCTGGATAAGGCCATCACTTATCTTACTGAAGCAGGAATAGAAACACAAATTTTCGAAGGTGTAGAAGAAGATCCGTCATCAGCAACTTGTATGAAAGGAGCTGAAATCATGAAAACATTTGAGCCTGATTGGGTGATTGGTTTAGGAGGTTGTTCTGCCATTGATGCCGCAAAAATCATGTGGGTATTTTACGAATATCCTGATGCCGATTTTGATGCGATGATAAAACCTTTCACGGTTCCTGTTTTAAGAAATAAGGCAAAATTTATCGCCATTCCATCCACAAGTGGTACAGGAACTGAAACTACAGGTCTTGCTGTAATTACCGACAGAGAAAAAGGGGTAAAATATCCTATCGTTTCTTATGAATTAACACCGGATATTGCTATCGTAGATGGAGAAATCTGTGCTTCAATGCCTGCACATGTGACTTCCAATACGGGGCTTGATGCATTGACTCACTGTGTGGAAGCTTTTGTTTCCAATATTGATAATAATATCGCAGATGCGCTTTCAAAAGGAGGCCTTGATATTGTTTTTAACAATTTAAAAGAAGCGGTAGAAAATCCAAACAATATTACAGCCCGTCAGAATATGCATGATGCTTCTTTTATGGCAGGTTTAGCTTTCAATAATGCATGGTTAGGAATTGTTCACTCATTATCTCATCAAGTTGGAGCGTTGTATGGGATTCCTCACGGAGCATCTAATGCTATTTTCCTTCCTAATGTTATCCGTTATAACGCTCAAGCTACAGAACGCTATCCAGATTTAGCCAGAGTTATTGGTAAAGAAACAGCTGAAGACCTTGCGCAGGCCATCGAGGCATTACGTTTAGAGGTTAATAATCCATCAGCCATAAAAGAATTTGGAATTTCAAGAGAAGATTGGGACAAAAATATTGATTATATCACGGCTAATGCACTTGCAGATCCTTGTACAGGTTTCAATCCTAGAGTTCCTTCTTTGGATGAATTAAAGTCAATTTATAATGCTTGTTATGAAGGGCTTGTTTACACTGAAGAATTGGTGGCAGGATAA
- a CDS encoding methyltransferase, which translates to MKKQPVKPEFTLKMFQVLGGVWIAGCVKTAAELNIADHLAAGPKTISSLAKEIQSNEKALYRIMRALSSVGIFEESENQIFALNDFGAALQTDVPGTAKNFVLTIMKEHFPAYGELTYAVQTGEIPFDHIHRMPLWTYYKKHPEIGENFGKGMTGMSGTELKGIMENYDFSPYKKIVDIGGGNGVMMYTILDAASDSSGVIFDEENVIEKTVELIPENLKRRCSVAIGSFFEKVPEGADLYTMKWIIHDWNDEECIQILKVCYDAMPKGAKLLIIDAVIPDDSLNQPHIAKLLDIVMLACLTGRERTLSEFKVLLEKSGLQFSRLVQIGTEAKSIIECEKI; encoded by the coding sequence ATGAAAAAACAACCCGTAAAACCTGAATTTACCTTGAAGATGTTTCAAGTATTAGGCGGTGTGTGGATTGCCGGCTGTGTAAAGACAGCCGCAGAATTAAACATTGCAGATCATTTGGCAGCTGGCCCGAAAACAATTTCATCGCTGGCAAAAGAAATACAGTCCAATGAAAAAGCATTGTATAGAATCATGAGAGCATTAAGCAGTGTGGGTATTTTTGAAGAATCAGAGAACCAAATCTTTGCATTAAATGATTTTGGGGCAGCATTGCAGACTGATGTGCCAGGAACAGCAAAGAATTTTGTACTTACGATAATGAAAGAACATTTTCCTGCGTATGGAGAGCTTACCTACGCTGTTCAGACAGGTGAAATCCCTTTTGATCATATTCACAGAATGCCTCTTTGGACTTACTATAAAAAGCATCCGGAAATAGGGGAGAACTTCGGAAAAGGGATGACCGGAATGTCAGGAACGGAGCTAAAAGGAATTATGGAAAATTATGATTTCAGTCCCTATAAAAAAATAGTAGATATAGGCGGAGGAAATGGAGTGATGATGTATACTATCCTGGATGCTGCATCCGATAGTTCAGGGGTCATTTTTGATGAAGAAAATGTAATCGAAAAGACTGTGGAACTTATCCCCGAAAATTTAAAAAGAAGATGTTCTGTTGCCATCGGTAGTTTTTTTGAAAAAGTTCCGGAAGGAGCAGATTTATATACCATGAAATGGATTATCCATGACTGGAATGATGAGGAATGTATTCAGATTTTAAAAGTTTGCTATGATGCAATGCCAAAAGGAGCAAAACTATTGATTATAGATGCCGTTATTCCTGATGATTCTCTAAATCAGCCTCATATTGCCAAACTTTTGGATATTGTAATGCTGGCTTGTCTTACCGGAAGAGAAAGAACATTGAGCGAGTTTAAAGTTCTTTTGGAAAAATCAGGATTACAATTCAGCAGGCTTGTTCAGATTGGTACAGAAGCGAAAAGCATCATTGAATGTGAGAAAATTTAA
- a CDS encoding polysaccharide lyase family 7 protein — MQNRFKNIAKAGLFVLCSNFSYAQKTYIPVPQSQFDLSDFNLQLPIEKNNSITIIKGADIPKFSSENFYFSPEDTSIRLFCSSDGKTTQGSHYPRTELRQISEWHFENQHHLQVKMAVLKQPGTGKIIIGQIHGNSKGTEAVKIWWNNGNLQVGFKKEVDDKEQRITLLKNIPLGQVFEYSIEQNNLNIQVKINQQTTVFSLGNSWKHESVYFKAGNYLQDNKFPVTSGTVAIYQIKTNS; from the coding sequence ATGCAGAATCGTTTTAAAAACATTGCAAAAGCAGGACTGTTTGTCCTATGTTCAAATTTTTCATATGCTCAAAAAACATATATCCCTGTTCCCCAATCTCAATTTGATTTAAGTGACTTTAACCTTCAGCTTCCTATTGAGAAAAACAATTCTATAACCATAATTAAAGGAGCAGATATTCCTAAGTTTTCTTCCGAGAATTTTTATTTTTCACCAGAGGACACGAGCATCCGTCTTTTTTGTTCTTCTGATGGCAAAACTACTCAGGGATCTCACTACCCCAGAACAGAACTACGACAAATTAGCGAATGGCATTTTGAAAACCAACATCATTTACAGGTTAAAATGGCGGTATTAAAGCAGCCTGGTACGGGAAAGATAATCATTGGACAGATCCATGGTAATTCCAAGGGAACGGAAGCTGTAAAAATCTGGTGGAATAATGGTAACCTTCAGGTTGGTTTTAAAAAAGAAGTTGATGATAAAGAACAACGCATTACTCTTTTGAAAAACATTCCTTTGGGACAAGTATTTGAATACTCTATTGAACAAAACAACTTAAATATTCAGGTAAAAATAAACCAACAAACGACTGTATTTAGCCTTGGAAATAGCTGGAAACACGAATCAGTTTATTTTAAAGCCGGGAATTATCTGCAAGACAATAAATTTCCGGTAACCTCCGGTACTGTGGCTATTTATCAAATTAAAACAAACAGCTAA
- a CDS encoding HPP family protein — MKKTIKRTFRVSKYVIYKETLVDYKEHFWSFLGAFFGIGLIAFIQSHSLTQTENIFLIGSFGASSVLIYGAIQSPLAQPRNLIGGHVLSALVGVTVYQIVPDIIWISAPLAVAFSIVLMQYTKTLHPPGGATALIAVSSTGKIPELGYWYVISPVLSGCIILLLVALFFNNITPNRSYPSHSRFIRLLRKKHAHGHKMKK; from the coding sequence ATGAAGAAGACGATAAAAAGAACATTCAGAGTTTCGAAATATGTGATCTATAAGGAAACACTGGTTGATTACAAGGAGCATTTCTGGTCATTCTTAGGTGCTTTTTTCGGAATTGGACTGATTGCTTTTATACAGTCTCATTCTTTGACACAGACAGAAAACATATTTCTGATCGGTTCTTTTGGGGCTTCCAGTGTTCTGATTTATGGAGCCATTCAAAGTCCGTTAGCACAACCTAGAAATTTGATAGGTGGGCATGTGCTTTCAGCATTAGTAGGGGTTACAGTGTATCAAATTGTACCGGATATTATATGGATTTCGGCTCCATTGGCTGTGGCTTTTTCTATTGTATTGATGCAATACACAAAAACCCTGCATCCGCCAGGTGGAGCAACAGCTCTTATTGCGGTAAGTTCAACCGGAAAAATTCCGGAATTAGGCTATTGGTATGTTATCTCTCCGGTTCTTTCGGGGTGTATTATCCTGTTGCTTGTGGCTTTGTTTTTTAACAATATAACGCCCAACAGAAGCTACCCTTCTCACAGCAGGTTTATAAGATTGTTACGAAAAAAACATGCTCACGGGCACAAAATGAAAAAGTAA